The genomic region AGCTTCCTCGACGACGACGCGGGAACCGGTGACACCCAGGCGTGCGACGTCTGAGGAGGTGACCGGGATGCGGGCTCCGGGTGCGGTGAGTTCCTGCAGCGGGAGGATCAGTCCGACGATGCCCTGCTGGTAGCGCCGAGCGTTGGAGGCGGCGCAGCCCATTTGGTCTTGGACGAATGCGGTGAAGCCGCTGTAGGGCCGTCCCGCAGCGTCGTTGATGAACTTCCAGTCTTCATCGCGGTAGATCTCGGCGAGCACTTCGAAGGCTGTCTGGAAGGCGTTGTGCAGCTGCTGGGCTCGGCGCAGTGCGCGTTCCTGGCGGGTCTCCATGACGCCGGGCTCCTGGAAGACGAGGCCGGTGCTCATTGGGCGTCTCGCTGCGCGATCGCGGCGGCGATGAGGTCTGCGGCGTCGTCGAGGCCGGCGCGGAGGCGCTTCTGTGTGCTCGGGTCGCTCCAGGCGGTGGCGATGACGTCGGCCAGGCCGGCGGTGAGGACACCGAGGTCGGCGGGGGCGTCGATGCGCAGCCGCTTGCGGGTCTGCCCGTCGGGCAGAAGCCGCAGCACGGTGATGGTGACCACGTTGGTGGTCATCGACGCCGGGCTGTTGCGGTAGGTCGCCATGATTCGTTGTTCGACAAGGGCTTTGGCGAGCGGGTCGCGCAGGGATCCGACGGGGACGACGGACAGGGGGCCGTCGTTGTCGCCGGCGTTGCCGCGGGTGAGCCGCTCTTCGTACTCTTCGCCGGCCATGGCCAGACCGGACAGGTAGGTGGTCTTGAGGGCTTTGCGCTCCTGGTCGTCGCGGGCCAGCTCGTAGCGGCGGAACGTCTCCGCGGCGCCGTCTGGGGTGGAGGCGTAGGCGATGGCGTCGGCGTCGCGGCGGCGGCGGGCCTTCTCCAGCTTGGTCTGCACCTTGTCGAGTTCGCGCAGGAGTTCGTCGAGGGTCGGTTCCTGGGTCGGCGGTTCTTGGGTCATGGTGTCAGTCATTGTCTCGCTCCTGGGCTTCGTTGACGCCGAAGAAGTCTTCGGCGGCCGCCGTGGCGGCGGCGTCGGTGGGTCCGGTGAACGTATGTCGCTCGCCGGTCTCTGGGTCTTCGACCTCGATCTCGACGTGCTGCGGGGTGGCCATGGTGGGTGATCCTTCCTAGGTCATGACGGCCGGGGCGGCCTGCGGGAACTGGCCGATGATCTTGTTGCAGGCCTTGTTGACGCGATCGGCGGTCTGCTGCACCTTCTTCGGGTCGCCCTTGGCCCAGCCGTCGATGTAGGCGAAGGAGCTGCCACCCGGGTTCAGGCCGTAGTGGCGGGCGATGACGTAGGCGACACTTTCGGCTTCGACCTCCATCGTGGGACGTTGTCCGTCTGGGCCGCTGTGGTATTCGTGGTGGCGCTCCATGTGGCCCATCTGGATATGCGCCAATTCGTGGGCCAAGCAGACGGCTGCGTGTGCATCACTGTGGCGGGTGCTCACGACGACCTTCTTGGTCGGCTTGTCCTGGGTGTAGGCCTCCGGGCCGTCCTCGGGCAGTTCGACGCGTTCGACGGTGTAGCCGTGCGCGTTGATCTGCTTCTCGAGTTCGGCATGCATCTCCGGCGGGGCCACCCCGGTCTCGCGGGTGTAGGTGATCTCGGGGCGCTGAGGCACGGGTGGGCCGGTGGTGTCGGAGACGTCGTAGACCGGGACGCCGAGCCAGCCGGTGACGACCTCTTCCTCGGTGCCGTCGTCCTTCTTGCGCTTCTCGATCTTGGGGGCCCGCACCCAGATGGCCTTGCACCCGGCGATGAGGGAGCGGTTGAACTTCTTGTTCCAGACCTTCTTCATGCCGCCGACGAAGGTGGCGTCGGGGCGCTGCATGCGGATGAGTAGCTGATTACCCAGGGAGTACGAGTGGAACTGGGAGGCGTATTGCAGCCAGTCCTGCCACTGTTCGGCGGTATTGAGGTTGGCGATCGCGGCGTCGATCTCGCGGCGGAAGTCTTCGACGCGGGTGGACTTGTCGGCGAAGCTGACCGTCTTCGGTGTGGCCACGGCCGGCTCCGCGGCCAGTGGTGGTTCGGCCGGCGGCGCGGCCAGTGGTGGTTCGGCCGGCGGCGCGGCGAGCGGATGGGCGGCGGCCGCGGCGGGGTAGCCGGCGTCGGCCAGGGCGGCCTGCAGGACCGATTCGGCTTCCTCCAGGACTTCAACGGAGTGCGCTGAGTGGCTGTATGCCAGTCGGGTGTCCCCGGAGCAGCGCCGGGGCCCTCCTGGGTCAGTCGTGGCACGACACATGGGTGGTACCTCCTCGGACACGGACGCTGGGACCGCTATTGGTGTAGCGCCAGCTCGGCAAGAAGAGCTGGAGTGCGTCCTTGTCTAGGAAGTACCGGCGGTGGCGGGCGTTTCCGTCACGCGTGGCCGCGAGAAGTGTCCCCGCCCCACCCCGAGGTATACATGGGTGCCGCAAATGTGTATAGTGGTTTACATCCGAAGGGGAGGCGCACCATGATGAGACGAACTGCCACTCAGGCCCGTTACCGCAACGCCCTGATCGGCCTGGCCGCCGGCGATGCGTGGGGCTACCAGGTCGAGTTCCGCAAGTACGCTCAGATGCCCGCCTACCCGGTGCCGGCGCCCAAGAAGATCTGGAAGATCTCCGACGACACCCAGATGACCCTGGCCCTGCACGATGCCCTTGTCGACGCCTCCGGCCAGCTCGACGACGTCGACGTCCTCACCAAGGCGATCACCGCACGCTTCCTGGAGTGGCAGGTCGACCGCGACAACAACCGCGCGCCCGGAGCGACCTGCATGGGGTCGTTGCGGCAGCTGCGCGCCGGCGCTCGGTGGCATGACGCCGATGGCGCTCGGGTCAGTGCCGGTTGCGGTGCGGTGATGCGCCTGGCTCCCGCGGCGCTGTGCCCGGACGAGGTGTGGCTGGGGGTCACCGCGCTGCAGGCTGCGCTCACTCACAAGCACCCGCTGGCGATCGCCTCCGCCCTGGTGCTCAGCGACGCGATCCGCTCTGCCACCTCAGTGCGCGGGCACTTCCTCGAACACGCGATCAGTGCCGCGATGTCGGTGCTCTCCGGGCAGAGCCCGTGGCTGCGCGACGAGTTCCTGCTGCGCGTCCTCTCCCCCATGACCGCCGACGTGCCGGGCATGCTCGCCGCGGGCGTCAAGGAGATCCTCCTCGACGCACTGCTGGATGCCTTCACCGTCAAGCAGGAGCTGTTCACGCTCACTCCGGAGGACTACGGCGATCCGTGCATCGGTATCGGCGAGGGGTGGGAGTCGGGTTCAGCGACAGCGATCGCGCTCCTGGTCGCCGACATGGCCACCGCGTCCGGCCGCGGGCGCGCTCCCCTCAATGGCCGCGAAGCGCTCGCATGGGCGTCAACCAGCAACGGGGATTCCGATTCGATTGCCAGCATCGCCGGCGCAGTCATCGGGGCCGCCCACACCGGTGATCGCTACTGGGCCGGGGTCAAGCTCAACCCGCGGTTCGAGCCGCGGTATGCCAAGGCGCTGCGCAATGCCCCGTCGGCGGCCCGAGGGTTCCTGGCTGCATGACACAGCCCGATCAGATGCTGCGGCCCACCAGGATCCATGGGAGCAGGGCTCCGAAAGAGACGCCGGCGACGATGATGAAGACGGCGCCTGCCGGGACGGCTTTCGGGAAAGCGCGGAAGCCAGCGCCGGCGATGAACGTGAGCACGACGGCCAAGCCCAGCATTCCGTAGGCGGCCTGCGTCACCGACATCGGCTGGGCCGGTGCACTGAGCTGGGCGTCCAGGCGCGGTGCGGCCCAGAAGGCGAGAGCCGTCGAGCCCACCAGCATCACAAGGGCCGCAGAGGTCATCCAAACCTTGAGCGTGTGCATTCTCGTCATGGTTCGTCCGTTGCCTTTCGTATGAGGTGGCGAGGAAATCCTCGTCCTAGTTGGCTAGTACCTCAACGCCCGGCCTTTTCCGTCACCCATGAAACGACGGCACTGGATCTACCCGAGAGGTGCGGACAGCAGTGCAGCCAAGAGAACGATGAAAGTGATGGCGCACAGCGCAATCAGGACTGCTCGCGTGGTCCGACGCATTCTGGTGTCCTCGGCGACGGCCTGCTCCGGACTCATACCGCTGTCGATTTTCGGGAGCAGTTCTGCCAGTCGGGCGACGTGAGTCTCTGCGGCGGTGGGGCGTGCACCCGCGTGGAGCTGCTGCAGCCTTTTCGGGGTTACGACAAATCCGAGTTGCTCAAGCCGGCGGCTTCGACGCAGAGCGTCCTCGTCACTGAGAGCGCCGATTCCGATCACCCTAACCCCCTCACGTGAGCAGCGATTTCCGCCGAGTGGACCCGGGCGGTATTCGACCCATTCTCGCAGCCGACTCTGACACCGGGCGTCAGCTCATGTCCCAGTCGGTGCCCCAGGTTTTCGACAAGAAGAGGTTGATGGCGCCGATGGTGGAGCAGTAGATGACGCCGGGGCGGCGGGGGTCTTCGGAGATGACGGTGCCGACGACGTGGACGCCCTTGCTGCCGGGCTTGAGGCGCTCGTAGATCGGCGCTCCGCTGTCGCCGTGATCGGCCGGCATTTGGACGGCGAACTTCTTGTCGTCGACGGAAAGCACTGTGCCGCAAGTTTCTTGAGTCGTCGCCCCGTATTTACAGACTTTGGATCCTTCGTTGGGCACCCACGGATCCAGGAGTGGCTCGCGAGACATCAGGCTGTACTCGCTGGGGATGTTGGAGTACAGGCGGATGGCGATCAGGTCGGTGGTGGGGTCGTGGATCTCCGGTATGAACTGGCCGATCTGGATGTTGCCCAGGCTGACTTCGGTGATGCCGTTCTTGTAGCAGTGGCCGGCCGTGTAGACGATGTTGGGCATCTTGGGGTCCGGGAAACTTACTGTGCACCAACGTCCGCCGCTGGTGATCATGAAGCCGGCGGTGATGGCCAGTGCGCCGGCCGGTGCCGCGGCGCTCAGCGCGGTGATGATGGCCAGCGTCACCGCGACCAGGACTGTCAGTAGGCGGCGCATGTCAGTACTTCAGGGTTTCGCGTTTGTATTGTTCGTACTGCTCGGCGGTGGGGGCGTCGGGCAGTACTTCGTAGGCCGAGGGTGGCACGGTGGTGCCGTTGGCTGCGGCGTTGGCTTCCATGCGTTCGCGCACGCCCAGGCGGCCACGCATCGAGGCGACGCCGGCTACGGCCAGGATCTCGCGAACCAGGTTACGTTCGTTGCCTTTTCGGACGTTCTCGTGCAGGAAGAGGCCGGTGACTGCGCCGCCGGGGGCGGTGGAGACGCCGATGGTGCGGTTGCGGTTGAAGACCTCGTAGCGGTCGGGGAGCTGCAGCCGCGGGGAGTCGGGTGCTGATGTCATCGGGTCTCCTTGGTGTGGCGGTTGGGGTCAGGAAGCGCGGGCGGCGGAGAGCAGCTGGCGCAGTTGGGGGTGTGTGGGGACGGGGATCGCGTGCTTGAGATCCCAGATCAGTTCTTTGCGGTCGTGGTCGGCCACGGACTCGGCGGCGATCAGCCAGAGGTCTTCGCGTTGTGCGTAAACGCGAAGGCCCAGTCGCGCTGTCTGGTAGGCCGCCGCGCGGGCGCCGGTGGCGTGTTGGCGCTGGGCCAGTTCGGCCGCGGCGGTGCTGCAGCGGTCGATGAGTTCGTCCTTGAGCAGCTCCACGGAGCGCCAGGAGTACTCCTCTTCGGGGACGTCCTCGAACGGTCTGCCGCGGATGAGCTTCACCGCGGCGGCCAGGGCCTCCGTGGTGGCGCTTTCGGGGGCGTTGCCGACGAGTCGGTTGAATTCCTTCCAGTCGCAGAACATGTCGACGACGAGGAGTCCGCGCATGTCGCTGCGGATGGGGTCGTGGCCGCCCATCATCTTGCGGATCTGGGTGCGTAACTGCCGGCGATTCTGCGGGGTGACTTGGAGGATGGTCTCGCCCCACTCGTTGAGGGTGACGCCGTTGGAGGTGGCCACCGCCATCAGCGCCTTGACCGGCTTGCGGACTCCTTGGCGGGTGACCGCTGAGTGCCGGGTGGGCTCGTTGGTGTCGGGGTCGACGCCCAGCGCGTACACCGGGCCGAGCACGTAGAGGCCGGGCTCGGTGGGTTCTTCGGCGGGCCGGCCGGGAAGCAGCGGGGTGTCCTCGGCGCCGGTGTCGTGGTCTTCGGCGGTGGCGACCAGTGATGCGGGAATGCCCGGAGTCAGCAGTGGCGGCGTGACGACGGGCGCCGGCGGACCCGGCTGGACCGCGGCCGCGGCGTCCTCGTCGACCACCACAGCTGGGGACGTGTCATTTCCGCTGGTAGGCGCGTCGATGCCGCTGACAGCCGGAGGCGCCGCCGGTTCGAGGCCGGGGTCGGCTGCTCCGGCAACGGCATCGACATCCTCGGCGCCGGCGGCGGCGTCGACGTCATCGCCTTCCGCACCACCGGGAGTCAGCAGTGGTGGCGTGACGACGGGCGCCGGCGGACCCGGCTGGACCGCGGCCGCGGCGGCCTCGTCGACCGCCACCGCTGGGGACGTGTCATTTCCGCTGGTAGGCGCGTCGATGCCGCCGACAGCCGGAGGAGCCGCCGGTTCGAGGCTGTCTTGGGCAGCCGGTTCGAGATCCTGGGCGCCGGCAGCCACCGGGGCGTCGGCCGCGACATCGGGGGACGTGTCATTGTCGCTGGTTGTGGCGTTGTGGCCGTCGGAGGCTGCAGCTGGCGACGGTGTCGGCACTGGCCCGAGGGACATGTCATCAGCGCTGGTCAGGGGTGCCCAGGGCGGCAGCTCGTGCTGGTGCTCGTCGAGTGGCTGCGGCGAGACGGATGGGCCCGGGCGGCCGAGGACCTGGACGGGGCGATCCGCGGCGGCGAGCGCGGGTCCCCCTCGTTCTGCGTGCAGGAGGGCCTGCGGCGTGGGGGTCGCAGGCGCAGGCACCAGCACGGTCTTGAGGTGCTCCCACCGGTCGTCGGCGATCTCCATGCGTCGCCAGACCGGCCAGTACCGGTTGGCCAGGTAGATGCCGGCGACGGTCTCGTTGCACAGGACGACGTTGGCGGCGTCGGCCGCCTGCGAGGACACCGTGATGGGATGTGGCTGCCCTGGGGCGGGGGCACTGGTGTGGTGGGTGCTCAAGATCAGCGACGTGCCCGCCGGGGCCGCGCCCGGGTCCTCGATCAGTGCCAGACGCTCGGCGCCGGCCATAGCCAGGGCCGGATCGGTGACCGCTACTTCGGCGGTGGGGGTCTTGGACAGAACCTGGATCAGCCAGGACCGCATCATCAGGATCGGGTTGTCACCTTCGATGCCGAGGTAGTCGGCTGCGGCGAGGTTCACCACGAGAACTTGGTTACGGGAGGTGATGCCGGCGACCACGTGGTGCGACGCTGATGTGCTGCTGGGCAGCAAGCTGGAACGCAGCGGGTGTGACCACCCCTCTGGGGCCGACGTCCACTCTTGTCCCTGGGGCTGGGCCTCGGGATCGACGGGGTAGGCGGTGATCGTCGCGGCATCGATGGCGGCGGCCACCACGCCGGTGGGGCCGAAGTCCTCCGTCAGCAACTGTGCGACGTTCTTCAGGGCCCCGTTTCCAGCAAGCAGCCACCGGGTCAGCTTGGCGGCTTGCTCGTTCACACGGGTGAGTCTATCGAGATTGACGGGCTGATCCGGGCGCCGCAAGGCCCCCAATTGCCTTGGTTGCCACGGGTTCGAACTCCGGGATCTGGCTGGCGCGGCGAAAGACGTCCTCGGCCTGCTTAGCCGCTTCCTGACCCGCCGTTGTCACTAGGCGGGTGACCTCCCCGGCGATCTCGGCGGCGGTTCTGCGCGCAAGAATTCCGGGTTCGAGCCGGAGGTCAATGAGCTGCCCGCTCAGGTCTACTTTGACGGCTACCTCTCCGTCGGCGGAGGACTGCTCTACCGCAATGGTTTTCATCTGCACGACGGACTTGTGGAGGTGTTGGGCGACCTCCTCGAGATGCAGTTTGGAGTCCACGGTGAGCGCGTCAGTGGCGAGGGTCTGCGAGGCTTCTTTGAGACGCTTCCAGTGTTCGACCTGTTGGACGATCTGGTCGGGATCTGTCTCGTTGCGGAGCCGGTCCTCCACCCGTGCAGTGTTTTCAGATACGCGGACCGTGATCCCATGTAATCGAGTGGCGAGGTCCTTCAACCCAGCTGTTGACTCGCTCATACCCGCAGCTTATCTGCCTGCGCTTTTGGGGCGGGTTCAGTGGTATCGCCACTCCCATGGGCTGCCACTACGGCGTCGAAATCTGGAAGTTCGTGGGCGGCCCGGAAGAGTTCGGCGACCTGATCGGCGTTCTGCTGTCCGGCGGTGGTGACGAGTCGGGTGATCTCCTTGGCGATCTCGGCTGCCGTCTTGCTGTCGAGGATCCCCGGTTTGAGCCATAAGTCTGCGAGTTGGCCGTTCATGTCGACCTTGACGGCGATGTCTTTGTCCTCTGAAATGCCCTCTGCAGCCAGTGCTCTCATCTTCTCGATGGTGCTGAGGAGATGGTCGTGGACCGTGTCTGCGTACAGCAGTGTGTTCTTCACATCGGGGTGGATGACGGCCATGGTTGATTCCTACACGATTTTCGGAGGGATGAAGGCTGCGGCGTTGATCTCTTCAGTGGCCTTGGTGGAGGCGATCGAGGCGCGCAGCGCTGTGGAGGTCTGGACGTTGTGCTCGGCGAACGTCGTTCCGGCGATCTGCTTGCTGGCCATGAACTCGCGGATCTTGAGGTAGGTCCCGTAGTTCACCTTGCCGTGGGTGGCCAGGTAGCGCTCGGGAAGTCGGGGTCACCAGAGGCCCAATCGGCGATCTCTTGGGCGTTGAGGTCGTGCTCCTTGGCGAACTTTTCCAGTTCGGCGTAGTTGACCTGGAAGGGGGCTCCCGCCCCGCCGGGGGAGCCTGCGGGGCCGGTGGTGTTGCTGACCGGCGCCAGGCCGCCGCCCACGCTGGGGCCGGGGCCGGCGCCTTCGATGGGGTCGAGTTCCTGGATGTAGCGCGTCAGCCCGTCATCGCCGATCTCCCAGTGGTAGTCACCGGTGCCGCTGGTGTTGCTGATCAGCTGGGCGGGGACTGGGCCGATCGCGCCGGGCCCGGCGGCCGCCCCGCCGGGGTCGATGGGTTCCCAATCGTCTTGCCAGCCGGGCCCCTCGAACCAATCGTTGTTGTCAGACATCGTGATTCACATCCTTCTTGAAGGTCTTAGACCTGGGTGGTCGGCGAGCGGAAGGCCGCGGCGGAGGATTCGTCGGTGGATTGGGTCGACTCGATGGAGGTGCGTAGGCCCACCGCGGTGTCACTGTTGCGCTGCGCGTAGGCGCCCGCCTCTGCTTGGCGGCTGTCGTTGAACTTCTTCACGTTCAGGTAGGTGGCGTAGGCGATCTTGCCGTGAGTCGCCAGGAGCCGATCGGCGAAGTCCTGCTCGGCGTTGGCCCACTGCGCTACCTGCTCGGCCTGCTGGTCGTGGTTGTTGGCCAGGCCTTCGAGTTGGCGGTAGTTGACATGGAACACGTCGTTGCTTGTGCCGCCGCTTTGATCGGCTTCGGGGTCGGTGGTCGTGTCGCTGGCCGGTCGCGCCGATTTGGCCACGGTGTCCGGGCCGGGGACCCATACACCGGAGTCGCCGAGGGGGACGTAGCCGGGCGGGACGGCGCGGCCGTCGCCGGGGAAGCGGATGTCCTGGATCTGTACGGGCTTCTCCCCCGCCGGCGGGGTGTAGGAGCCGGGGCGCATCTCGTTGGAGCGTGGGTGTGGGATCCACACGCCGGTGTCGCGGCCGAGTTCCATCATGCCCTGGGGGCCGAGTTCACCTGGTGGGCGGACCTGGATATCGCTGGCGTACAGGGGCATTCGGACGTTGTTGTCGTTGACGA from Mycobacterium sp. MS1601 harbors:
- a CDS encoding ADP-ribosylglycohydrolase family protein, giving the protein MMRRTATQARYRNALIGLAAGDAWGYQVEFRKYAQMPAYPVPAPKKIWKISDDTQMTLALHDALVDASGQLDDVDVLTKAITARFLEWQVDRDNNRAPGATCMGSLRQLRAGARWHDADGARVSAGCGAVMRLAPAALCPDEVWLGVTALQAALTHKHPLAIASALVLSDAIRSATSVRGHFLEHAISAAMSVLSGQSPWLRDEFLLRVLSPMTADVPGMLAAGVKEILLDALLDAFTVKQELFTLTPEDYGDPCIGIGEGWESGSATAIALLVADMATASGRGRAPLNGREALAWASTSNGDSDSIASIAGAVIGAAHTGDRYWAGVKLNPRFEPRYAKALRNAPSAARGFLAA
- a CDS encoding YbaB/EbfC family nucleoid-associated protein produces the protein MSESTAGLKDLATRLHGITVRVSENTARVEDRLRNETDPDQIVQQVEHWKRLKEASQTLATDALTVDSKLHLEEVAQHLHKSVVQMKTIAVEQSSADGEVAVKVDLSGQLIDLRLEPGILARRTAAEIAGEVTRLVTTAGQEAAKQAEDVFRRASQIPEFEPVATKAIGGLAAPGSARQSR
- a CDS encoding type VII secretion target, giving the protein MTTFDIADLVDIGPDQLGPSNYQELVPGVWIPDPGANELKPGIVNDNNVRMPLYASDIQVRPPGELGPQGMMELGRDTGVWIPHPRSNEMRPGSYTPPAGEKPVQIQDIRFPGDGRAVPPGYVPLGDSGVWVPGPDTVAKSARPASDTTTDPEADQSGGTSNDVFHVNYRQLEGLANNHDQQAEQVAQWANAEQDFADRLLATHGKIAYATYLNVKKFNDSRQAEAGAYAQRNSDTAVGLRTSIESTQSTDESSAAAFRSPTTQV